One window from the genome of Nicotiana tomentosiformis chromosome 5, ASM39032v3, whole genome shotgun sequence encodes:
- the LOC104105177 gene encoding LOB domain-containing protein 1-like yields the protein MECSDNKTTTISSLIASSKNSPNIVSATTTSSGLLSPKSILSAPPFSPPPPVILTPCAACKILRRRCVDKCVLAPYFPPTDPLKFTIAHRVFGASNIIKMLQELPEEQRADAVNSMVYEANARIRDPVYGCAGVICQLQKQISELQAEFAKSQAEILNLKCQNSNLLALVCMEVSEFQEISSNEYGNTSLFLEDNSVYAAWETLWT from the exons ATGGAATGCAGTGATAACAAAACCACCACCATTTCTTCACTAATTGCATCCTCAAAAAACTCACCTAATATTGTTTCTGCAACTACAACAAGTAGTGGATTATTATCTCCCAAAAGCATATTATCAGCTCCTCCTTTTTCACCACCACCACCAGTGATTCTTACTCCCTGTGCTGCTTGCAAAATCCTGCGCAGGAGATGTGTTGACAAATGTGTATTGGCACCCTATTTTCCTCCCACTGATCCCCTTAAATTTACCATTGCTCATAGAGTTTTTGGTGCTAGCAACATCATCAAAATGTTGCAG GAGCTACCAGAGGAACAAAGAGCAGATGCTGTGAACAGTATGGTGTATGAGGCAAATGCCAGAATCAGAGATCCAGTTTATGGTTGTGCTGGTGTTATTTGCCAATTGCAAAAGCAAATAAGTGAGCTTCAAGCAGAATTCGCCAAGTCACAAGCAGAAATCTTGAATTTAAAATGCCAAAATTCTAATTTGCTAGCCTTAGTTTGCATGGAAGTATCAGAATTTCAAGAAATTAGCAGCAATGAGTATGGAAATACCAGCCTGTTTTTGGAAGATAACAGTGTATATGCAGCTTGGGAGACACTTTGGACATGA